One genomic region from Bacteroidia bacterium encodes:
- a CDS encoding 1-acyl-sn-glycerol-3-phosphate acyltransferase produces the protein MKKRLKYPFRNIWRLVFFVNTFISLVPLYPFFLVWVNDEKHFRKAFRLKKVWAWLMLYPLGVRWIVEQEEELSDGPYVICPNHTSYLDIIVSYLTFPLYYHYLGKVELTRWFLFNIFFKKMNIPIDRENGKRAYSALDRAKKDLDKGISIAIFPEGTVSPNAPELCRFKNGAFKLAIDKQVPVLPVTFINNWNILPGKNLSYKGGGPGRSKVIIHKPLLTTGMGEGDYEALKNQVIGIIENRIAAETGMNKS, from the coding sequence ATGAAAAAAAGACTGAAGTATCCATTCCGTAATATTTGGAGGTTAGTATTCTTTGTAAATACCTTCATTAGTCTTGTTCCGTTGTATCCATTCTTTTTAGTTTGGGTAAACGATGAGAAGCACTTTAGAAAGGCCTTTCGGCTAAAGAAGGTCTGGGCCTGGTTAATGCTTTATCCATTAGGGGTGAGATGGATAGTGGAACAGGAGGAGGAATTGTCTGATGGACCTTATGTTATTTGTCCAAACCATACCTCCTATTTAGATATTATAGTTTCCTATTTAACCTTTCCGCTATACTACCATTATTTAGGGAAGGTGGAATTAACCCGATGGTTCTTATTTAATATCTTTTTTAAAAAGATGAATATACCCATTGATAGAGAAAATGGAAAAAGGGCTTATTCGGCTTTGGATCGTGCCAAAAAGGATTTGGATAAAGGAATTAGTATAGCTATTTTTCCGGAAGGAACAGTTTCTCCCAATGCGCCGGAGTTGTGTAGGTTTAAAAATGGTGCCTTTAAATTAGCCATCGATAAACAAGTACCTGTTTTGCCTGTTACCTTTATTAACAATTGGAATATTCTTCCAGGTAAAAATTTAAGTTATAAAGGAGGAGGACCGGGAAGGTCGAAAGTTATTATACATAAGCCTTTGCTTACAACAGGAATGGGAGAGGGTGATTATGAAGCCTTAAAAAATCAGGTTATTGGAATTATTGAAAATAGAATTGCTGCTGAAACCGGTATGAATAAGTCCTGA
- a CDS encoding WG repeat-containing protein: MRRPLSLILLVICLVETLPIRAQSLQKGFEALKQYDYFLAKKVFYKKLKKEVCPSSYGLSLIYFDHLNHFHSLDSAWKYIQLSERSFLAEKPKKWDKWKEDFGFGANSFQVVKDSIYEKDFRYTKQLRTIAKCEKYMKDYPASGHLPEVEKLRNTIAFEKSSVENTWQAYQNFMQTYPKAQDFSLAKERYELLLFQDLTRGNSIDDYAKFIEKYPESPYVEQAENSIYAKSTRTGAIRDYYAFIKRFPKNHNVDAAWKNMYVLSTTDFSPTSIAEFRLEYPDYPYKDEVLKDFDLSRTSFYPAKLGELWGYVDSLGNEMIPFVYESCEPFSEGLAEVSVNGKFGFLNKNGRLAIPAIYDEVQPFKGVFAVVVQGDKSGVIHKTGRQVIPLEYDELDDESEGMFRAAKSGKYGFLNTQGRVVIDFQFDDASDFNEGLALVKKNGLFGFIDSKGAMISDFKYDWAGNFSKGMAKVQKLGKFGYINKSGQEFVPVVYDKIAEFEDGLSKAVLNGKCGFLGMDGKVMIPFESECNPDNIFEEGFSNGYSKFETKTKKKKGPPVLEKGLMDKEMRTIVPANYEDVGKLQEGLVAVKKKGKWGFVDLNLKIIVPFQFEMAWEFKNGLAKVKLGGKLGIIDQIGKVKIPFEFDEIQDSRLGVLVVRKGEKFGLMDENGNYLITCELDELLLPLKDELMQVRKDEKMAYFNLKTRTFVWKENGF, encoded by the coding sequence GTGAGACGTCCTTTATCATTGATTTTATTGGTTATATGTTTGGTTGAGACATTACCAATTCGTGCACAATCTCTCCAAAAGGGATTTGAGGCTTTGAAGCAATACGATTATTTTCTTGCCAAAAAGGTGTTTTATAAGAAATTAAAGAAAGAGGTATGTCCTTCTTCCTATGGTTTAAGTTTAATTTACTTCGATCATTTAAATCATTTTCATTCATTGGATTCGGCCTGGAAATATATTCAACTTTCGGAACGTAGTTTTTTAGCCGAAAAGCCAAAGAAATGGGATAAATGGAAAGAGGATTTTGGGTTTGGAGCTAATTCGTTTCAGGTTGTTAAAGATAGTATTTATGAGAAGGATTTCAGGTATACAAAGCAACTAAGAACCATTGCCAAGTGCGAGAAGTATATGAAGGATTACCCGGCATCCGGCCATTTGCCCGAGGTGGAAAAATTAAGAAATACCATTGCATTTGAAAAATCTTCAGTTGAAAATACCTGGCAGGCTTACCAAAACTTTATGCAAACCTATCCCAAAGCCCAGGATTTTTCATTGGCCAAAGAGCGGTATGAATTGCTGTTATTTCAGGATTTGACCAGGGGAAATTCAATCGATGACTATGCAAAGTTTATTGAGAAATATCCTGAAAGTCCGTATGTTGAACAAGCTGAAAATTCTATTTATGCAAAAAGTACCAGAACCGGTGCCATTCGGGATTATTACGCTTTTATTAAGCGGTTTCCCAAAAACCACAATGTAGATGCTGCCTGGAAAAATATGTATGTATTAAGCACTACCGATTTTAGTCCGACCAGCATAGCCGAATTTAGATTAGAATATCCAGACTATCCTTATAAAGACGAGGTGCTAAAGGATTTTGATTTAAGCCGAACCAGTTTTTATCCGGCTAAGTTGGGAGAATTATGGGGTTATGTTGATAGTTTGGGAAATGAGATGATCCCATTTGTATATGAAAGTTGCGAACCTTTCTCTGAAGGTTTGGCTGAGGTGAGTGTTAATGGTAAGTTTGGGTTTTTGAATAAAAATGGTAGATTGGCTATCCCGGCAATTTATGATGAAGTTCAACCATTTAAAGGTGTTTTTGCAGTGGTGGTTCAAGGCGATAAATCAGGGGTTATCCATAAAACCGGACGACAAGTAATCCCTTTGGAATACGATGAATTGGATGATGAAAGTGAAGGGATGTTCAGGGCTGCTAAATCGGGAAAGTACGGTTTTTTAAATACCCAGGGTAGGGTGGTTATTGACTTTCAGTTTGATGATGCCTCCGATTTTAATGAAGGTTTGGCCTTGGTTAAAAAGAATGGTTTATTTGGATTTATTGATTCCAAAGGAGCTATGATTAGTGATTTTAAATACGACTGGGCCGGTAATTTTTCAAAAGGAATGGCCAAGGTTCAGAAGCTTGGTAAATTTGGTTATATCAATAAAAGCGGACAAGAATTTGTGCCGGTGGTTTATGATAAAATTGCTGAGTTTGAAGATGGCTTATCCAAAGCAGTTTTAAATGGAAAGTGTGGGTTTTTAGGAATGGATGGTAAAGTGATGATACCTTTCGAGTCGGAATGCAATCCGGACAATATTTTTGAGGAAGGATTCAGCAATGGCTACTCTAAATTTGAAACGAAAACAAAAAAGAAAAAAGGACCTCCGGTTTTGGAAAAGGGATTAATGGATAAAGAAATGCGAACCATTGTTCCTGCAAATTATGAAGATGTTGGAAAGCTTCAGGAAGGATTGGTGGCAGTGAAGAAAAAAGGAAAATGGGGGTTTGTGGATCTTAATTTGAAGATAATTGTTCCTTTTCAATTTGAAATGGCCTGGGAATTTAAAAATGGATTAGCCAAAGTAAAATTAGGCGGTAAACTAGGAATAATTGACCAGATCGGAAAGGTAAAAATACCTTTTGAATTTGATGAAATTCAGGATTCAAGATTAGGTGTATTGGTCGTGAGAAAAGGGGAAAAGTTTGGATTGATGGATGAAAATGGAAATTACTTGATTACTTGTGAGTTGGATGAGCTGTTACTTCCTTTAAAAGATGAATTGATGCAAGTAAGAAAAGACGAGAAAATGGCTTACTTTAATTTAAAAACCAGAACCTTTGTTTGGAAGGAGAATGGTTTTTAG
- the folP gene encoding dihydropteroate synthase: MKNQTINCRGKLLDLSKPKIMGIVNLTPDSFFDGGKYTNQTEVLNLVEKMLSEGADILDLGGQSTRHGSTRIGAEDEFQRLLPYIDLILKHFPQTIISIDTYQAEVAKHAVYQGASLINDISGGTMDEKMFETIAKLQVPYILMHIQGRPETMQLQPNYQDVITEVMDFFIERTTKLKALGVHDIVLDPGFGFGKNLRHNFQLLKVLDQFVHLDYPILAGISRKSMIYKALEIGPENALNGTTALHMWALERGAKILRVHDVKEARECIKLYEMLEMNEDL, encoded by the coding sequence ATGAAAAATCAAACTATTAATTGTCGGGGAAAGCTGTTAGACCTTAGCAAACCCAAAATAATGGGTATTGTTAACCTTACGCCGGATAGCTTTTTCGACGGGGGCAAATATACCAACCAAACCGAGGTTTTAAACCTTGTGGAAAAAATGCTTTCAGAAGGCGCCGATATTTTGGATTTAGGCGGGCAAAGTACCCGTCATGGTTCTACTAGAATTGGAGCAGAAGATGAATTTCAACGACTATTGCCATACATTGATTTAATCTTAAAGCACTTCCCTCAAACCATAATCAGTATTGACACTTATCAAGCTGAGGTAGCCAAACATGCGGTGTACCAGGGAGCCAGCCTAATCAACGATATTTCAGGTGGAACCATGGACGAAAAAATGTTTGAAACCATTGCTAAACTGCAGGTTCCATATATTTTAATGCACATTCAGGGAAGACCGGAAACCATGCAACTGCAACCCAACTACCAGGATGTTATTACTGAGGTGATGGATTTTTTTATCGAAAGAACCACCAAACTTAAGGCCTTGGGAGTGCATGATATAGTTTTAGACCCCGGATTTGGATTTGGAAAAAATTTACGTCACAATTTTCAGCTTCTAAAAGTGCTTGACCAATTTGTACATTTAGATTACCCAATTTTAGCAGGAATTTCAAGAAAAAGCATGATTTACAAAGCTTTGGAAATAGGCCCTGAAAATGCATTGAATGGAACAACAGCCTTGCATATGTGGGCGCTGGAACGTGGAGCAAAAATTCTCAGGGTTCATGACGTTAAAGAAGCCCGGGAATGTATTAAACTCTATGAAATGCTGGAAATGAATGAAGATCTTTAA
- the ettA gene encoding energy-dependent translational throttle protein EttA, with protein MSDDKKIIFSMVKVSKIHPPQKQVLKDIYLSFYYGAKIGVLGLNGSGKSTLLKIIAGLDKSFLGEVVFSPGYTVGYLEQEPQLDESKTVKEIVMEGVQKVVDILKEYEEVNNKFSEPMSDDEMNKLITRQGELMDLIEQNNAWELDSKLERAMDALLCPEGSTPISVLSGGERRRVALCRLLLQEPDILLLDEPTNHLDAESIDWLEQHLQQYKGTVIAVTHDRYFLDNVAGWILELDRGEGIPYQGNYSSWLDQKSKRLAQEEKQESKRRKTLERELEWVRMSPKGRHAKSKARLSSYDKMLNEDVKQKEDKLELFIPPGPRLGTNVIEAKNVGKSFGNKELYHNLNFNLPPAGIVGIIGPNGAGKTTIFKMIMGMEKADKGEFIVGETVKLGYADQTHKDIDPNKTVYEVISGGNEVLEVGGKTINARAYVGKFNFTGPDQGKKCGVLSGGERNRLHLAITLKSGANVLLLDEPTNDIDVNTLRALEEALENFAGCAVIISHDRWFLDRVCTHILAFEGNGEVYYFEGGYSEYEENVKKRLGDSANRKARYKKLVA; from the coding sequence CGACTTTATTGAAAATTATAGCCGGCTTGGATAAATCGTTTTTGGGTGAAGTGGTTTTTTCGCCCGGATATACTGTTGGTTACCTGGAGCAAGAACCTCAGTTGGATGAGAGTAAAACGGTGAAAGAAATTGTGATGGAAGGGGTTCAAAAGGTGGTTGATATTTTGAAAGAATATGAAGAAGTGAATAATAAGTTTTCGGAGCCGATGAGCGATGATGAGATGAATAAACTTATTACCAGGCAAGGCGAATTAATGGATTTGATTGAGCAGAACAATGCATGGGAATTGGATTCCAAGCTTGAACGTGCCATGGATGCATTGCTTTGCCCGGAAGGTAGCACCCCGATCAGTGTATTGTCGGGTGGGGAACGACGCAGAGTAGCACTTTGTCGTTTGTTGTTGCAAGAGCCTGATATTTTATTGCTGGATGAGCCTACCAACCATCTTGATGCAGAGTCGATTGATTGGTTAGAGCAGCATTTGCAACAATACAAAGGAACCGTAATTGCTGTAACCCACGACCGTTATTTCCTTGACAATGTGGCAGGATGGATTTTGGAATTGGATAGGGGTGAAGGAATTCCGTATCAGGGTAATTATTCGAGTTGGTTGGATCAAAAATCCAAACGTTTGGCTCAGGAGGAGAAACAAGAAAGTAAACGTAGAAAAACTTTGGAAAGGGAGTTGGAGTGGGTTAGGATGTCGCCCAAAGGTCGTCATGCTAAATCAAAAGCCCGTTTATCGTCTTATGACAAAATGTTGAACGAGGATGTGAAACAGAAGGAAGATAAATTGGAGTTGTTTATTCCACCAGGACCCAGATTAGGAACCAATGTAATTGAGGCAAAGAATGTGGGTAAATCGTTTGGTAATAAGGAACTTTACCACAATTTGAATTTTAATTTACCTCCGGCAGGGATAGTTGGAATTATTGGCCCCAATGGTGCCGGTAAAACCACCATTTTTAAAATGATTATGGGAATGGAGAAGGCCGATAAGGGAGAGTTTATCGTTGGAGAAACGGTTAAATTAGGTTATGCCGATCAAACCCACAAGGATATTGATCCGAACAAAACGGTTTATGAGGTTATTTCGGGTGGAAATGAAGTGTTGGAAGTTGGAGGAAAAACAATCAATGCAAGAGCCTATGTAGGTAAATTTAATTTTACCGGACCTGATCAAGGTAAAAAGTGCGGTGTATTGTCAGGAGGAGAACGCAACCGTCTGCATTTGGCAATTACCTTGAAAAGTGGTGCCAATGTGTTGCTGCTCGATGAGCCAACCAATGATATTGATGTGAATACCTTGCGTGCCTTGGAGGAAGCTTTGGAGAATTTTGCGGGTTGTGCTGTAATTATTAGCCACGACCGTTGGTTTTTAGACCGGGTTTGTACCCATATTTTGGCTTTCGAAGGAAATGGTGAGGTGTATTACTTTGAAGGAGGCTATTCGGAATATGAAGAAAATGTGAAAAAACGCCTCGGCGACAGTGCTAACCGTAAAGCAAGATATAAGAAATTAGTAGCATAA
- a CDS encoding immunity 26/phosphotriesterase HocA family protein gives MANKQRLKIGDLVQIPLSKNRFGYGQLLGFNQVAIFSICQSEEISPEFIRQSKILFVIAVYKQDINQGKWKKIGKSLPVLEKLPLQFIQDMHQPGIIQLYQPETGRTTPATREDCMGLERCAVWEAYQVAERIQDYFDGKENQWENQLKLI, from the coding sequence ATGGCAAACAAGCAGCGTTTGAAAATTGGAGATTTAGTTCAAATACCCCTTTCCAAAAACCGCTTTGGGTACGGCCAATTATTAGGTTTTAACCAAGTTGCTATTTTTTCCATTTGTCAAAGCGAAGAAATTAGCCCGGAGTTCATCCGGCAATCTAAAATCCTTTTTGTAATTGCAGTTTATAAGCAAGACATAAATCAAGGAAAATGGAAAAAAATTGGGAAATCTTTGCCGGTTTTGGAAAAACTGCCATTACAGTTCATTCAGGATATGCATCAACCCGGGATCATCCAATTATACCAGCCGGAAACCGGTAGAACTACTCCTGCAACTCGGGAGGATTGCATGGGATTGGAACGTTGTGCCGTATGGGAAGCTTATCAGGTTGCAGAAAGGATTCAGGATTATTTCGATGGCAAAGAAAACCAATGGGAAAACCAATTAAAACTGATTTAA